In the genome of Flavobacterium panacagri, one region contains:
- the cdd gene encoding cytidine deaminase, protein MKEINITTSFTIFDNLNELSEEIQNLMNQAIEIRKKAYAPYSKFRVGAALLLDNGKIILGSNQENAAYPSGLCAERTAIFYAGSAYPEAKILKMAITAASDTNQTTAPIPPCGSCRQSIAEYEIKQETPIEIYFMGEIGEVYKSSSLKNLLPLMFDKKFL, encoded by the coding sequence TTACAATTTTTGACAATCTAAACGAGCTTTCTGAAGAAATTCAGAACTTAATGAACCAGGCAATAGAGATTAGAAAAAAAGCTTATGCTCCTTATTCAAAGTTTAGAGTTGGTGCAGCCTTGCTTTTAGATAACGGAAAAATTATTCTGGGTTCTAATCAGGAAAATGCGGCTTATCCGTCTGGACTTTGCGCCGAAAGAACAGCTATTTTTTATGCAGGAAGCGCATATCCAGAAGCCAAAATTTTAAAAATGGCTATTACAGCAGCTTCAGACACCAACCAAACCACTGCTCCTATTCCGCCTTGTGGTTCTTGCCGACAATCAATTGCAGAATATGAGATAAAACAAGAAACTCCTATTGAAATCTATTTTATGGGTGAAATTGGCGAAGTTTATAAATCATCATCATTGAAAAATTTACTCCCATTGATGTTTGATAAAAAGTTCTTGTAA